Proteins from a single region of Candidatus Parcubacteria bacterium:
- a CDS encoding DUF3160 domain-containing protein (Derived by automated computational analysis using gene prediction method: Protein Homology.), protein MFSDLDQNNGPILPSDSQAPVALGVPLVYNPDDDPSFWEKNKRKILIGLGLLVVFGLGLFLVIKILVPTPEKNPLVIIDRNGSEVGTGEATSTETHLPTDETPAVTDEWNESLLSGALEKYNFRDFYEAPTAIPEFSLVDYSLPLNVKIDVLNYYDVSRRLELDNALENLNQNGFSVLPNPDSEIKDFYGAYDWLSQKGIPLLITSDFLLYYHQNTIQQVFKDIEETIFYDSLHGISKSLYEQARHRYENRLSELGNINDPILESQRLAMAYFAVALELLEPEAEQVDPDSKSATKFGATEANTFAFTILPYLQKDAGREVALIRQGREKTKSPVLLYERDYQEFTVPAEYQRTEKLKNFYLASRWLNSVFPLVVKDESCPNCFLDKDDARISLTAVTFITKDFSNDQELKNRWALVYKLLSFYRGLRDDLTYRQYDEAMQHLFGTDYDPATLFAWENKDSEANLETLRQELLSLNFNPSLGALDKNEQRPQLGFKLLADYYWPNDYIFKRLSGQDLGAFTGAQSIRNEDKNNVTSCRDRSERCNGSGLDVIALVTDKVSLSNHWQVNSQYEKYPFALAALQTDLKSWPVWHDNNYWSTLETIQSLFSTNNNQMQAYASTPAWSERLVNTAAGAWVDLQLPLANLTPAGLSENRSGLNTDVVLNDDFYIEPNYSLIKKIIADNEMINGLFAGMGINKKVPSVGVTLKEENSKLTQIAGIITKELNNEALSSRDQDFISSFARQYKLVEPNENSFRLSVPSGHLSQTIGVDFLALIYELDSGKYLSVGPVFSYQEKRH, encoded by the coding sequence ATGTTTTCCGACCTTGATCAAAACAATGGCCCCATCTTACCTAGCGATTCGCAAGCGCCAGTGGCACTGGGAGTGCCCTTGGTTTATAATCCCGACGATGACCCGTCTTTTTGGGAAAAAAATAAACGGAAAATTTTAATTGGATTAGGCCTGTTAGTCGTTTTTGGTTTAGGGCTTTTTTTGGTAATAAAGATTTTGGTGCCTACGCCGGAAAAAAATCCACTAGTGATTATTGATCGCAATGGCAGTGAGGTTGGTACCGGGGAAGCAACGAGCACAGAAACCCACTTGCCGACCGATGAGACACCAGCAGTCACTGATGAGTGGAACGAGTCTTTACTTTCGGGGGCCTTAGAGAAATATAATTTTCGTGATTTTTATGAGGCTCCGACGGCGATCCCGGAGTTCTCTTTAGTTGATTATTCGCTACCACTTAATGTTAAAATTGATGTTTTAAATTATTATGATGTGTCTCGGCGTCTAGAGCTAGATAACGCTCTTGAGAATTTGAATCAAAATGGTTTTTCCGTTTTACCTAATCCTGACTCGGAAATTAAGGATTTTTATGGCGCCTATGATTGGTTGTCGCAAAAAGGTATACCCCTTTTAATTACTAGTGATTTTTTATTATATTATCATCAAAATACCATTCAGCAGGTTTTTAAAGATATTGAAGAAACTATTTTTTATGACAGTCTTCACGGGATTTCTAAATCTCTTTATGAGCAAGCGCGCCATCGTTATGAGAATCGTCTTTCTGAACTGGGCAACATTAACGATCCAATTTTAGAGTCGCAGCGCCTCGCCATGGCTTACTTCGCCGTGGCCTTAGAACTATTAGAACCTGAGGCGGAGCAAGTCGATCCTGATAGTAAAAGCGCCACTAAATTTGGCGCTACAGAAGCCAACACTTTTGCTTTTACCATTCTGCCTTATTTGCAGAAAGACGCCGGTCGCGAAGTAGCTTTGATTCGCCAGGGGCGGGAAAAAACCAAGTCGCCGGTCTTGCTCTATGAACGTGATTATCAAGAATTTACTGTCCCCGCTGAGTATCAGCGCACGGAAAAATTAAAAAATTTCTATCTCGCCAGTCGCTGGCTTAATTCAGTCTTTCCTTTAGTGGTTAAAGATGAGTCTTGTCCTAACTGTTTTCTAGATAAAGATGATGCTCGCATTAGTTTAACTGCAGTCACTTTTATTACTAAGGATTTTTCTAATGACCAGGAGTTAAAGAATCGCTGGGCCTTGGTTTATAAACTTCTGTCTTTTTATCGTGGCTTACGTGATGATCTAACCTATCGCCAATACGATGAGGCGATGCAACATTTATTTGGTACTGATTACGACCCCGCCACTTTATTCGCTTGGGAGAATAAAGACAGTGAAGCGAATTTAGAAACTCTGCGCCAAGAACTTTTGAGTTTAAACTTTAATCCTTCTTTAGGCGCTTTAGATAAAAATGAGCAGCGTCCGCAACTGGGCTTTAAATTATTAGCCGATTATTATTGGCCCAACGATTATATTTTTAAACGTTTAAGTGGTCAGGACTTAGGTGCTTTTACCGGCGCCCAGAGCATCAGAAATGAAGATAAAAACAATGTGACTTCGTGTCGCGACCGAAGTGAACGCTGCAATGGCAGCGGCCTTGATGTAATTGCCTTAGTTACCGACAAGGTTTCTCTTTCTAATCATTGGCAAGTCAATTCTCAATATGAAAAATATCCTTTCGCGCTCGCGGCCTTGCAGACGGATTTAAAGTCTTGGCCGGTTTGGCATGACAATAATTATTGGTCAACTTTAGAAACAATTCAATCGCTTTTTTCCACCAACAACAACCAAATGCAGGCCTATGCGAGCACGCCCGCTTGGTCAGAACGCTTAGTAAATACCGCTGCCGGGGCTTGGGTGGACTTGCAATTACCGCTCGCCAACCTGACGCCGGCCGGATTGTCGGAGAATCGCAGCGGCTTAAATACTGATGTCGTTTTAAATGATGATTTTTATATTGAGCCTAACTATTCTTTAATCAAGAAAATTATTGCTGATAACGAAATGATTAATGGGCTTTTTGCCGGCATGGGGATTAATAAAAAAGTTCCGTCGGTGGGTGTCACTTTAAAAGAAGAGAATAGTAAATTAACGCAGATTGCCGGTATTATTACCAAGGAATTAAATAATGAAGCTTTAAGTAGTCGGGATCAAGATTTTATTAGCTCCTTTGCTCGGCAGTATAAATTAGTTGAACCTAACGAAAATAGTTTTCGCTTGAGTGTCCCGAGTGGCCACTTAAGTCAGACTATTGGTGTTGATTTTTTGGCCTTAATTTATGAACTAGATTCCGGTAAGTATTTATCGGTGGGGCCAGTTTTTTCCTATCAAGAAAAAAGGCACTAA
- a CDS encoding hypothetical protein (Derived by automated computational analysis using gene prediction method: GeneMarkS-2+.), producing the protein MKKIKKVISEKNLLAILSLIMIFGSLIYFFYKLNGFGVALTLILSAGTFYFIRPYLKINPWPVLSREPEGKIDYLSLLIFILATATAWAFLIKGRSGAALISPWQTVSPGLFLAYALATFALLTLLLRAKANNRNRWLLCAHYALSFSVAATVYKIGYGFDPFIHQASMEMIIHQGFILPKTPIYLGEYSLITIISRFTGLSVYLLNKFLVPVTAALLLPGAIKTLGDSRGRTVAALLSGLLILIFPFSFLTVSTPQNFAYLFLILALIYSLSGQRFLSLLLALATFAIHPIAGLPILSFWAFRELNYRRPLLSTRTYKRRRLITFLGSLLSLPLAFAIINNQSLLKLRLSLNGLKSLDFWPAYSGNLASFYLNFPYLFTFLLWPSFIALAIYGAYRWRNFENEKSDTWLTIGALAGAWMMTASLSFDFLIDYEQADYLNRLVLMIALFASPWVLAALGDLVSRTREKSTPAKIAFTLAGALIITSSFYLSYPRQDQFVNSRGYSVSEADLEAVRLINDDAAGADYVVLANQQTSVAALKESGFGHYFNTPSGPVFFYPIPTGGPLYQYYLAWVNDGPQTAIIEGVKDLTQAEKIYLVINRYWYRSDRLIGETSLKALDSWVTGDKEVYIFRLQ; encoded by the coding sequence ATGAAAAAGATAAAAAAAGTTATTTCGGAAAAGAATTTATTGGCTATTTTAAGCTTAATCATGATTTTTGGGAGCTTAATCTATTTTTTCTATAAACTTAATGGATTTGGGGTCGCCCTAACTTTAATTCTTAGTGCCGGGACCTTCTACTTTATCCGCCCCTACTTAAAAATTAACCCCTGGCCAGTCTTAAGTCGGGAGCCCGAAGGAAAAATTGACTATTTATCTTTGCTTATTTTTATACTAGCCACGGCCACGGCCTGGGCTTTTTTAATTAAGGGGCGAAGCGGCGCCGCTCTCATTTCTCCTTGGCAAACCGTTTCTCCTGGGCTCTTTCTCGCTTACGCCCTTGCAACCTTTGCTCTCCTCACTTTACTTCTTCGTGCCAAAGCCAATAATCGGAACCGGTGGCTGCTCTGCGCTCATTACGCCCTTAGTTTCTCTGTTGCCGCCACCGTTTATAAAATTGGTTATGGGTTTGATCCTTTTATCCATCAGGCCAGCATGGAGATGATTATCCATCAGGGCTTTATTTTACCTAAAACCCCAATCTACTTAGGAGAATATTCCCTAATCACCATTATTTCTCGGTTTACCGGCCTTAGCGTTTATCTCTTAAATAAATTTTTAGTTCCCGTAACGGCCGCCTTACTACTTCCCGGAGCGATTAAAACTTTAGGAGATAGTCGCGGGCGCACAGTGGCCGCCCTCTTGAGCGGCTTACTGATTTTAATCTTCCCTTTTAGTTTCTTAACCGTGAGCACGCCGCAAAATTTTGCTTATTTGTTTTTGATTTTAGCCTTGATCTACTCTCTGTCGGGACAACGTTTTCTATCACTTCTTTTAGCCTTGGCCACCTTCGCGATTCATCCGATTGCCGGCCTACCGATTCTAAGTTTTTGGGCTTTCAGAGAGCTTAATTACCGGCGCCCCTTGTTAAGCACCCGTACTTACAAGCGGCGGCGCCTGATTACTTTTTTAGGCAGCTTATTATCTCTCCCCCTCGCTTTTGCAATCATCAACAACCAATCATTGCTAAAGTTGCGACTGTCACTTAACGGTTTGAAGTCTTTAGATTTTTGGCCGGCCTATAGTGGCAACCTTGCCTCTTTCTATTTAAACTTCCCTTACCTATTCACTTTTTTGCTCTGGCCCAGCTTTATCGCTTTAGCAATTTATGGCGCCTATAGATGGCGAAACTTTGAAAATGAAAAATCCGACACTTGGTTAACGATTGGCGCTTTAGCCGGGGCGTGGATGATGACCGCCTCCCTATCTTTTGATTTTTTAATTGACTACGAACAAGCCGACTATCTCAACCGGCTTGTTTTAATGATCGCTCTTTTTGCGTCACCCTGGGTATTAGCGGCCTTGGGCGATTTGGTGTCCCGAACCCGAGAAAAGAGCACCCCCGCAAAGATTGCCTTTACCTTGGCCGGGGCCTTAATTATTACCAGCAGTTTTTATCTTTCCTATCCCCGCCAAGACCAGTTTGTTAATTCGCGCGGCTACAGTGTCTCCGAAGCTGATTTGGAAGCCGTACGCCTAATTAATGACGATGCTGCTGGCGCTGATTATGTCGTTTTAGCGAACCAACAAACCAGTGTCGCCGCCCTAAAAGAGTCCGGCTTTGGCCATTACTTTAACACTCCTTCTGGCCCAGTTTTCTTTTACCCCATTCCCACCGGCGGTCCGCTCTATCAATATTATTTAGCTTGGGTTAACGACGGTCCACAAACAGCAATAATTGAGGGCGTTAAAGACTTAACCCAAGCAGAAAAAATCTATTTAGTAATTAATCGCTATTGGTACCGCAGTGATCGCTTAATTGGAGAGACAAGCTTAAAAGCCCTAGACTCTTGGGTAACGGGCGACAAAGAAGTCTATATTTTTCGCCTCCAATAA
- a CDS encoding hypothetical protein (Derived by automated computational analysis using gene prediction method: GeneMarkS-2+.) — protein MAKRLKTPSAYFVTVLLLAVAFFIGTSYFNYTTQHESLVKWNSPDETANYFFVYRLATTGEIAQFEEANVVASDLVMPRSMRSDAGWLKPVSFLGLIILYGHLGALISPIIIPYLTPFFGALGIIFFFLFLRRIFSERIAALSAGLLAVFPVYFYYSLRSMFHNVLFLVMLIIGAYFLALALSRRYKPLKQNFFKSKPNKFTIKGWFLIILSGFFFGGAIATRTSEIIWLLPVLGIIALFYWRRLGFSRILLFLVGLVLALLPTFYYNQLLYNSPFYGGYNEMNRSLETLSAAGNTFVVQSGAAFKTALTNFGQTVKDTVFYFGFKPHQSLDMFNYYVVQMFPWLTVFAALGCLILLLLNIKKPAKKYLVYLLCWLFLSVVLVLYYGSWRFTDNPNAASHTIGNSYTRYWLPIYLMALPLVALSWELLARGLFFFCRRYRVYKWLVGTTLLIAYLAVAAYSFNFLVFSGEESLTNLSYNMAADRQIGKTVLELTPPEAIILTQYHDKVLFPQRSVIMGLMHEPPYYPYLRKLLAHYPVYYLNFTYPDKDLNYLNASRLPEFGLQLEPVEFIGRDFTLYQLKSLNHD, from the coding sequence ATGGCCAAGCGACTGAAAACTCCGAGCGCTTATTTTGTTACTGTCCTTCTTCTGGCGGTCGCTTTTTTTATTGGCACCTCTTACTTTAATTATACTACCCAGCATGAAAGTCTCGTAAAATGGAACTCTCCTGACGAAACGGCTAATTATTTCTTCGTTTATCGCTTGGCGACCACCGGGGAGATTGCGCAGTTTGAGGAGGCTAATGTGGTCGCTTCTGATCTGGTCATGCCTCGGAGCATGCGGAGTGATGCCGGTTGGCTAAAACCGGTCAGCTTCTTAGGTTTAATTATTCTTTATGGCCATTTAGGGGCCTTAATTAGTCCGATTATCATCCCTTATTTAACACCATTTTTCGGAGCCCTGGGGATTATTTTTTTCTTCCTCTTCTTGCGGCGGATTTTTTCGGAACGAATTGCGGCACTTTCGGCGGGCCTACTGGCAGTTTTTCCGGTTTATTTTTATTACTCCCTAAGGAGTATGTTTCACAATGTTTTGTTTTTAGTAATGTTAATTATCGGTGCTTACTTTCTGGCCTTAGCTCTCAGTCGTCGCTATAAGCCTCTAAAACAAAACTTTTTTAAGAGTAAACCGAATAAATTCACTATTAAGGGTTGGTTTTTGATAATTTTATCGGGGTTTTTCTTTGGTGGAGCGATTGCCACGCGCACCTCAGAAATAATATGGCTGTTGCCAGTTTTAGGAATTATCGCTTTATTTTATTGGCGCCGGCTCGGCTTTAGTCGTATTTTACTCTTTTTAGTTGGTTTAGTTTTGGCACTTCTGCCCACTTTTTATTATAACCAACTCCTATATAATTCTCCTTTTTACGGCGGCTATAATGAAATGAATCGGTCGCTCGAAACTTTGTCGGCCGCCGGCAACACTTTTGTCGTTCAATCAGGAGCCGCTTTTAAAACCGCTTTAACTAATTTCGGGCAAACAGTAAAAGACACGGTTTTCTATTTTGGTTTTAAGCCGCACCAGTCTTTGGACATGTTTAATTATTATGTGGTCCAAATGTTTCCTTGGCTGACCGTTTTCGCTGCCCTGGGCTGTTTAATTTTATTATTGTTAAATATAAAAAAGCCGGCCAAGAAATATTTAGTTTACCTTTTGTGCTGGCTTTTTTTATCGGTGGTCTTAGTTTTATATTACGGCTCTTGGCGGTTTACCGATAACCCTAACGCCGCCAGCCATACAATTGGTAATTCTTATACCCGGTATTGGTTGCCGATTTATTTAATGGCCTTGCCCTTAGTTGCCCTGAGTTGGGAATTGCTAGCGCGCGGCCTCTTCTTTTTCTGCCGGCGCTATCGGGTTTATAAATGGCTGGTCGGCACGACTTTACTAATTGCTTACTTGGCGGTGGCGGCTTACTCTTTTAATTTTCTCGTTTTTTCTGGTGAAGAAAGTCTAACGAATTTGTCTTATAATATGGCTGCTGATCGCCAGATTGGTAAAACTGTTTTAGAATTAACTCCGCCCGAGGCCATTATCTTGACTCAGTATCACGACAAAGTATTGTTCCCACAAAGGTCAGTGATTATGGGCTTAATGCATGAGCCACCCTATTATCCTTATTTAAGAAAACTACTGGCTCATTATCCGGTCTATTATCTAAACTTTACTTATCCGGATAAAGATTTAAACTATTTAAATGCCAGCCGCCTGCCTGAATTTGGTTTGCAGTTAGAGCCGGTAGAATTTATTGGTCGCGACTTTACCTTGTATCAATTAAAATCTTTAAATCATGACTAA
- a CDS encoding YtxH domain-containing protein (Derived by automated computational analysis using gene prediction method: GeneMarkS-2+.) — MSKCNCPWYKKLFGSCHCEEKSSAAEHLDAAAKAAKGALSEVKEELTEATSEIKEELTEGLKEATEHLKKSWQEVRAEADEAWSESKETISETLAETKDKLTELKTEALKTSVDLKENFSETAAEIKERAEQARTTITGHEKKAEEQK; from the coding sequence ATGTCAAAGTGCAATTGTCCGTGGTATAAAAAATTATTCGGCAGCTGTCATTGTGAAGAAAAATCGTCGGCCGCCGAGCATTTAGACGCTGCGGCTAAAGCGGCTAAAGGGGCCTTATCGGAAGTTAAAGAAGAGTTAACTGAGGCTACTTCGGAGATTAAAGAGGAGTTAACTGAGGGTTTAAAAGAGGCGACCGAACATTTGAAAAAATCTTGGCAAGAGGTAAGAGCGGAAGCAGATGAGGCTTGGTCAGAGAGCAAAGAGACAATCAGTGAGACCTTGGCAGAAACTAAGGACAAATTAACAGAATTAAAGACCGAGGCCCTAAAAACCAGCGTTGATTTAAAAGAAAATTTTTCTGAAACCGCCGCCGAAATTAAGGAGCGCGCGGAGCAGGCCCGCACCACTATTACTGGCCACGAGAAAAAAGCTGAGGAACAAAAATAA
- a CDS encoding TatD family hydrolase (Derived by automated computational analysis using gene prediction method: Protein Homology. GO_function: GO:0016787 - hydrolase activity [Evidence IEA]; GO_function: GO:0046872 - metal ion binding [Evidence IEA]), translated as MLIDTHAHINFSDFKEDADEVIRRALDNDTWMVLVGSDYKTSSRALNYANKYQKGVYAAVGLHPVHLTSGHLSNSGDEGNYNFSTRSEDFYYDNYEKLAKFEKVVAIGEIGLDYYHLPPNEDQKTVKERQQAVLLQQLLLARQLDLPVIIHCRQAHDDLLALLQEFRKVYTSLIPGDRPWGVLHCFSGDEDLAWKYFNLGLIISFTGLITFSQSWDSLIRKVPIDRIMIETDSPYMTPEPYRGQRNEPVLVQYVAQRIAEIKNMKVERVAEITTETARKFFRL; from the coding sequence ATGTTAATTGATACTCACGCTCATATTAACTTCTCCGATTTTAAGGAGGATGCTGACGAAGTGATTCGCCGGGCTTTAGATAATGATACTTGGATGGTTTTAGTTGGCTCTGATTATAAGACCTCCAGTCGGGCCTTAAACTATGCTAATAAATATCAGAAAGGTGTTTATGCGGCCGTTGGCCTTCACCCCGTTCATTTAACCAGTGGGCACTTAAGTAACAGCGGTGATGAGGGGAACTATAATTTTTCCACTCGCAGTGAAGATTTTTATTATGATAATTATGAAAAACTGGCGAAGTTTGAAAAAGTGGTCGCGATTGGCGAAATCGGCCTAGATTATTATCATTTACCGCCCAATGAAGATCAAAAAACTGTTAAAGAGCGACAACAGGCGGTGCTCTTGCAGCAATTACTCTTGGCGCGGCAGTTAGACTTGCCGGTCATTATTCATTGTCGCCAGGCCCATGATGACTTGCTCGCTTTACTGCAGGAATTCCGTAAAGTTTACACTAGTTTAATTCCCGGTGATCGCCCCTGGGGGGTGCTTCATTGTTTTTCCGGCGATGAGGATTTAGCTTGGAAGTATTTTAACCTTGGTTTAATTATTTCTTTTACCGGCTTAATTACTTTTAGTCAGAGCTGGGATTCCCTGATTCGCAAAGTGCCCATTGATCGAATTATGATTGAAACCGATTCTCCTTATATGACGCCTGAGCCTTACCGGGGGCAGCGTAATGAGCCGGTCTTAGTTCAGTATGTCGCTCAAAGAATTGCCGAGATTAAAAATATGAAAGTGGAGCGCGTCGCGGAAATTACCACCGAAACCGCTCGTAAATTTTTCCGCCTTTAA
- the mltG gene encoding endolytic transglycosylase MltG (Derived by automated computational analysis using gene prediction method: Protein Homology. GO_function: GO:0008932 - lytic endotransglycosylase activity [Evidence IEA]; GO_process: GO:0009252 - peptidoglycan biosynthetic process [Evidence IEA]; GO_process: GO:0071555 - cell wall organization [Evidence IEA]): MSSVSKIILALIAFLLVGGVIIYQVAPTRSQVFFDNILGREPEPEPVVYQEEKTVRIPEGANNKEVAKILAAAGLLTEEEFLEAQWNYPSERFDFLADRPAGTDLEGYLYPDTYRFFASSTPEDILTRMLSNFDRKLSADLRAEISAQGKTISEIVTMASLVEKEAPIFYAQNDNADAKIVAGIFWRRIENNQALQSCASLAYILGVNKPQYTTADTQTPSPFNTYLHRGLTPSPISNPGILAIEAAIYPSDTNYNYFLTPAGTKDLVYAVTYEQHLANKSKYLPD; this comes from the coding sequence ATGAGTTCAGTTAGTAAAATAATTTTAGCACTGATCGCCTTCTTACTGGTCGGTGGAGTAATTATTTATCAGGTGGCGCCAACGCGATCGCAAGTTTTTTTTGACAATATTTTGGGGCGTGAACCGGAGCCCGAGCCAGTTGTTTATCAGGAAGAAAAAACCGTGCGCATTCCCGAGGGGGCTAACAATAAAGAGGTGGCGAAAATTTTGGCGGCCGCCGGGCTATTAACCGAAGAAGAATTTCTTGAGGCGCAGTGGAATTATCCTAGTGAACGTTTTGATTTTTTAGCGGATCGTCCGGCCGGTACCGATTTAGAAGGTTACCTCTATCCTGACACTTACCGCTTTTTTGCCTCCAGTACACCTGAGGATATTTTAACGAGAATGTTAAGTAATTTTGATAGAAAATTAAGTGCCGATTTGCGCGCCGAGATTTCCGCTCAGGGAAAAACAATTAGCGAAATAGTCACTATGGCTTCCTTAGTAGAAAAAGAAGCCCCGATTTTTTATGCGCAAAACGATAATGCCGATGCTAAAATTGTGGCCGGTATTTTTTGGCGTCGAATAGAAAATAATCAGGCCCTTCAATCTTGTGCCTCCTTAGCTTATATCTTGGGGGTTAATAAGCCCCAGTACACCACCGCTGACACACAAACCCCTTCACCATTCAACACTTATCTCCATCGGGGTCTAACTCCGAGCCCGATCTCTAATCCCGGCATCCTAGCTATTGAGGCGGCTATTTACCCTAGTGACACGAATTATAATTATTTTCTGACTCCAGCGGGCACCAAAGATTTAGTTTACGCCGTTACTTATGAGCAGCATTTAGCCAATAAGAGTAAATATTTACCTGATTAA
- a CDS encoding adenylyltransferase/cytidyltransferase family protein (Derived by automated computational analysis using gene prediction method: Protein Homology. GO_function: GO:0003824 - catalytic activity [Evidence IEA]), protein MAEIQKVIKKKASTPTRKKTVVAVSGYFNPLHVGHLEMIERAKKLGDKLVVIVNNDHQVKLKGRVPFMSLADRVKIIGALRAVDEVFVSIDRDKTVCRSLAQVKPDIFANGGDRKSLGDVPEYDICQQLNITMVDGLGKKIRASSELIKRAAAAKEVKL, encoded by the coding sequence ATGGCGGAAATCCAAAAAGTAATAAAGAAAAAAGCCTCAACTCCTACTCGAAAAAAAACGGTAGTCGCCGTTTCTGGTTATTTCAACCCCCTTCATGTGGGGCACCTGGAAATGATTGAACGGGCGAAAAAGCTCGGTGATAAGCTGGTCGTCATTGTTAACAATGATCATCAAGTAAAGTTAAAGGGCCGTGTCCCGTTTATGAGCCTCGCTGATCGCGTTAAAATTATTGGCGCTTTAAGAGCTGTTGATGAGGTCTTTGTTTCTATTGATCGCGACAAAACAGTTTGTCGCTCGCTCGCTCAGGTAAAACCCGATATTTTTGCTAACGGTGGCGATCGTAAAAGTTTAGGCGACGTGCCGGAATATGATATTTGTCAGCAATTAAATATTACGATGGTTGATGGTTTAGGCAAAAAAATTCGCGCCAGCTCCGAGCTCATAAAACGAGCCGCGGCCGCGAAGGAAGTTAAGCTTTAA
- a CDS encoding undecaprenyl-diphosphate phosphatase (Derived by automated computational analysis using gene prediction method: Protein Homology. GO_component: GO:0016020 - membrane [Evidence IEA]; GO_function: GO:0050380 - undecaprenyl-diphosphatase activity [Evidence IEA]; GO_process: GO:0016311 - dephosphorylation [Evidence IEA]): MTIWQSLIMGIVEGFTEFLPISSTAHLIITSELLKIPTTDFLKTFNISIQLGAILAVVILYWKKIWSSWSLIGKIIAATIPTAILGLALYEVVKNFLMESLPLIAGSLFIGGIIIILFERWYARKKPTPQSQSKEVNDISYKQAVILGATQSLAMVPGVSRSGATIIGGLVLGISRHNIVEFSFLLAIPTMIGATALDIYKSPSLFTSDQLVVWLVGFITAFITAVIGVKFLIRYVQRNDFQGFAWYRIIFGALIFLFLI, encoded by the coding sequence ATGACTATTTGGCAAAGCTTAATCATGGGCATTGTTGAAGGGTTCACCGAATTTCTGCCCATCTCCTCAACCGCCCACCTGATCATCACGAGCGAACTCTTAAAAATTCCGACGACGGATTTTTTAAAAACCTTTAACATCTCCATTCAACTCGGAGCCATTCTCGCCGTGGTGATTCTTTATTGGAAAAAAATCTGGTCTTCTTGGAGCTTAATCGGTAAAATTATCGCCGCGACAATCCCCACCGCTATTCTAGGCCTAGCTTTATACGAAGTGGTAAAAAACTTTTTAATGGAGAGCTTGCCCTTGATTGCCGGCTCTTTGTTTATCGGCGGCATTATTATTATTTTATTTGAACGCTGGTATGCTCGCAAAAAACCAACTCCTCAAAGTCAATCAAAAGAAGTAAATGACATTAGCTACAAGCAGGCCGTGATTTTAGGCGCCACTCAATCACTAGCGATGGTGCCCGGAGTGTCACGCTCTGGCGCCACCATTATCGGCGGTTTAGTGCTGGGTATTAGCCGTCACAACATTGTGGAATTTTCTTTCCTGTTAGCCATTCCAACCATGATTGGCGCGACTGCCTTAGATATTTACAAGAGCCCGAGCTTATTTACCAGTGATCAGTTAGTTGTTTGGCTAGTTGGTTTTATAACCGCTTTTATTACGGCAGTGATTGGCGTTAAATTTTTAATCCGTTATGTCCAGCGTAATGATTTTCAAGGCTTTGCCTGGTACCGAATAATTTTCGGCGCCTTAATTTTTCTCTTCTTAATTTAA